A genomic region of Cannabis sativa cultivar Pink pepper isolate KNU-18-1 chromosome 1, ASM2916894v1, whole genome shotgun sequence contains the following coding sequences:
- the LOC115708208 gene encoding annexin D3: MGSLTVPHIVPTPAEDANALKKAFHGWGTDEKTLIRILGHRNANQRRNIRHTYFQLYNESLIDRLSSELSGDFGKAIILWAYDPCERDAKLAREALENSKKSVEHLKIIVEMSCASSPDHLVGVRQAYTCLFHCSLEEDIASNVSPSSLAKLLVAVVSSYRYDRDEVDSGIANLEASKLHEAIKTKQLDDDHVNWILSTRNFYQLRETFACYKTTYGNLIAQDILSCGNGKFESVLKVIICCLDSPEKHFAEVIRDSIVGFGTDEDSLSRAIVSRAEIDLMKVREEYQNLYKTSLDDAVVGDTSGDYEDFLMTLLGARN, encoded by the exons atGGGGAGCCTGACCGTACCTCATATTGTTCCAACTCCAGCTGAAGATGCCAACGCCCTCAAGAAAGCTTTCCatg GATGGGGAACTGATGAGAAGacactgataaggatattaggACACAGAAATGCAAACCAGAGAAGAAATATTAGACACACTTATTTCCAGCTTTATAATGAATCCCTCATTGACCGTCTCTCTTCTGAACTCTCTGGAGATTTTGGA AAAGCGATTATTTTGTGGGCGTATGATCCTTGCGAAAGGGACGCGAAATTAGCCCGGGAAGCCTTGGAAAACAGTAAGAAAAGTGTTGAGCATCTCAAAATCATAGTTGAGATGTCATGTGCTTCATCTCCTGACCATTTGGTGGGAGTGAGGCAAGCTTACACTTGTCTTTTTCATTGTTCTTTGGAAGAAGATATTGCATCAAATGTGTCTCCTTCTTCACTAGCAAAG CTTCTAGTGGCTGTAGTGAGCTCATATAGGTATGACAGAGATGAGGTGGATTCTGGTATTGCTAATTTAGAGGCATCTAAATTACATGAGGCTATTAAAACAAAGCAATTAGACGATGATCATGTTAATTGGATACTCAGCACTAGGAATTTCTATCAACTAAGAGAAACTTTTGCATGTTACAAAACTACTTATGGAAATCTTATTGCTCAG GACATTTTGAGTTGTGGGAATGGCAAGTTCGAGTCTGTCTTAAAAGTGATTATTTGTTGCTTAGACTCACCTGAGAAACATTTTGCTGAG GTCATTAGGGACTCCATTGTTGGGTTTGGAACAGATGAGGACTCCCTAAGTAGGGCTATTGTGAGCCGAGCCGAAATCGATCTTATGAAAGTGAGGGAAGAGTATCAAAATCTGTACAAAACCAGTCTTGATGATGCAGTTGTTGGTGATACATCAGGAGACTATGAAGATTTCTTGATGACATTACTTGGAGCAAGAAACTAA
- the LOC133035070 gene encoding uncharacterized protein LOC133035070, with product MNYMKAWRSKEHAVNDLRGNASDSYSLIPSFLHMVEKTNPGSFVDLKTAEDNSLLFVFMALDASIKGWGACRPIVVVDGTFLKAAYGGTLLCACTQDAAGHIFPLAFCVADSENDQSWKWFFKKFKEAYGVREHQCLISDRNESLIKAAREIYPEIAHSYCGYHILSNLKTSFKQHAAKYNLPFFGAVKAYTEKQFEFHMAELDGLDKRIRPYLKKIGYEKWSRIHSQNKRYSTMTSNISESTETFANLATRELPITTLLECLRALVQQWTHTNRTKAQNTFTKLSPTGEDILLKNYTYSLNLEVKY from the coding sequence ATGAACTATATGAAAGCTTGGAGAAGTAAGGAACATGCAGTAAACGACTTGAGAGGAAATGCTAGTGACTCGTACAGCCTAATACCGAGTTTCTTACACATGGTGGAAAAAACAAACCCTGGATCATTTGTGGATCTGAAAACGGCAGAAGACAACAGCTTGCTCTTTGTTTTCATGGCGTTGGATGCATCCATAAAAGGGTGGGGAGCATGCAGACCGATAGTTGTTGTGGACGGAACGTTCCTCAAAGCGGCTTATGGGGGAACTTTGTTGTGCGCATGCACACAAGATGCAGCAGGTCATATTTTTCCACTAGCGTTTTGTGTTGCAGATTCTGAGAATGACCAATCTTGGAAATGgttcttcaaaaaatttaaagaagcgTATGGTGTACGGGAACACCAATGCCTAATTTCAGACAGAAATGAAAGCCTCATCAAAGCAGCGAGAGAAATCTATCCAGAAATTGCACACAGTTACTGCGGTTACCACATTTTGAGCAACCTTAAAACAAGCTTCAAACAACATGCTGCCAAATACAATCTGCCATTCTTTGGAGCAGTGAAAGCCTACACAGAAAAGCAATTCGAGTTCCACATGGCTGAATTGGATGGATTGGACAAACGCATAAGACCTTACCTCAAAAAAATCGGGTATGAAAAGTGGTCGAGAATTCATAGCCAAAACAAGAGGTATTCCACAATGACATCAAACATATCGGAATCAACAGAAACCTTTGCAAATTTGGCGACAAGGGAGCTACCCATTACAACGCTGCTAGAATGCTTGAGAGCATTGGTGCAACAATGGACGCATACTAATAGGACAAAAGCACAAAACACCTTCACTAAGCTATCACCAACTGGAGAAGACATACTGTTGAAGAATTACACATACTCATTGAATCTGgaggtaaaatattaa
- the LOC133033602 gene encoding uncharacterized protein LOC133033602: MYSAEPKIKVTTTDCLFCSSITTLYERFVEKNNDISVLSLSHNVAQYIQGGKILCATPWHLVDHVVMPINVKLQDHWICGRLNIVDRRIYLYNSLRSGRYMTAAKEACKPFSVILPYYFSMLDFKGLRNETKFSTMEPFPIVAVDGLPEQVTADCGVFVASFAEYFIDGKPIPSSDFDVEIHRDRLAALFYQYGMKKQTENIESESEAPPSLPKK, from the exons ATGTACTCAGCCGAGCCGAAAATCAAAGTCACCACAACTGATTGCCTCTTTTGTTCTAGCATAACAACTTTGTATGAGAGGTTTGTTGAGAAAAACAACGATATATCGGTGTTGTCTCTTTCTCACAATGTGGCCCAGTACATTCAAGGTGGTAAGATATTATGTGCCACTCCTTGGCATTTGGTTGATCATGTTGTTATGCCTATCAATGTAAAATTACAGGATCATTGGATTTGTGGTCGTCTTAACATAGTTGACAGGCGCATATATCTGTACAATTCATTGCGTTCTGGGAGGTATATGACTGCTGCCAAAGAGGCTTGCAAGCCTTTCTCTGTTATTTTACCATATTACTTCTCTATGTTAGACTTCAAAGGCCTTCGCAACGAAACTAAGTTTAGCACTATGGAACCGTTCCCTATTGTTGCTGTTGATGGTTTACCCGAGCAGGTCACAGC tGATTGTGGTGTTTTTGTTGCATCATTTGCTGAGTATTTCATTGATGGCAAACCCATCCCATCCTCTGATTTTGATGTGGAAATTCACCGCGATCGTTTGGCTGCGTTATTTTATCAGTATGGGATGAAGAAGCAAACTGAGAACATTGAAAGTGAATCCGAGGCCCCTCCCAGCCTTCCCAAGAAGTGA
- the LOC115704077 gene encoding uncharacterized protein LOC115704077 has product MAVTRSSPSPAKVTKPRKQSQKTRPKSKMGKKNLKENPPSPTSPSVKRKTIAGPSKNTRGKRPRTVVENSDSDFELDSEFLKSPVSVKGKGKSPVKVLPSSGVSEEIPVNRTVEDWECKYTRSQFYHSRVVTSGYYSVLGDIKRILTERQLEIFSKSVFGYFLRIPEYIIHYQLLHCLLLREVQQPNGLEFWVCVQGKYLRFSIEEFALVTGLDCHVDSDFYKFKQDDNELVKSSFKGYKKITKAAIQTAFIADNLKDNDDLAVKLAVLYFVQCYLLGGPPGKVVSFEEIDVVDSGRYNEFGWGKHCFDITMHSLKGKIDSGYKRVVRSDEDGGYYSVIGFSFGYSILVFRVLPVCYWETILVLKCWHSKDLELA; this is encoded by the exons ATGGCCGTTACTCGTTCATCACCATCTCCGGCCAAAGttacaaaacccagaaaacaatcCCAGAAAACCAGACCCAAATCAAAAATGggtaaaaaaaatctgaaagaGAACCCTCCTAGCCCCACTTCCCCTTCTGTTAAGAGAAAAACCATTGCTGGACCTTCGAAGAACACTCGAGGAAAAAGACCTCGAACTGTTGTTGAAAATTCAGACTCAGATTTTGAGTTGGATTCTGAATTTCTTAAGTCGCCTGTTTCTGTTAag ggcAAGGGTAAATCCCCTGTGAAGGTGTTGCCATCATCAGGTGTTTCTGAAGAAATTCCTGTTAATAGGACGGTTGAG GATTGGGAATGCAAGTACACTCGATCTCAATTTTATCATTCTAGAGTAGTAACATCTGGTTATTACTCTGTTCTTGGTgacattaagagaattttaactgAAAGGCaattggaaattttttcaaaatctgtGTTTGGTTATTTTCTTCGAATTCCTGAGTACATAATTCATTACCAATTGCTGCATTGTTTGTTGTTGAGGGAGGTTCAGCAGCCTAATGGGTTGGagttttgggtttgtgtccaagggAAATACCTTAGGTTTAGTATTGAAGAGTTTGCGTTGGTCACGGGGTTAGATTGTCATGTTGATTCtgatttttataagtttaagcAAGATGATAATGAATTGGTCAAATCTAGTTTTAAGGGgtacaaaaaaattaccaaggctGCTATTCAGACTGCTTTTATTGCTGACAATCTTAAGGATAACGACGATCTTGCAGTCAAGTTGGCTGTATTGTATTTTGTGCAGTGTTATTTGTTAGGTGGTCCCCCGGGTAAAGTTGTTTCGTTTGAGGAAATAGATGTTGTGGATAGTGGTCGATATAATGAATTTGGGTGGGGCAAGCATTGTTTTGATATCACTATGCATTCTTTGAAGGGTAAGATAGATTCTGGTTATAAGAGGGTAGTTCGTAGTGACGAGGATGGTGGGTATTACAGTGTTATCGGGTTTTCCTTTGGCTATTCAATTCTGGTTTTTCGAGTGTTGCCCGTATGTTATTGGGAAACTATCCTTGTACTCAAATGTTGGCATTCCAAGGATCTTGAATTGGCCTAA
- the LOC133029321 gene encoding rRNA biogenesis protein rrp36-like, translating to MKSVAEMNKKLDILIESSQGGPTHNGSQSEDALRTSENEDDEDSTSEEDEDDKFDDDKGDDHHDDETDDDDDDLGGDGVGAGQDEAHTGDVRNDEGVVVPAVVSRDDDTGKVDDAKNSETVEPIAEIKQPDQSQGGEENIDVDATIASAVKAVENLIGSSTHAPAPVDTSEKTNLEMVVFQETPILRPQKRDRKKGAVLKSPFIELASGASKSGSSSVSPDDSVYKVVKYVRGLCPLDNKIGEPVDPQLEADFVKWVDSGLRKHKSK from the exons ATGAAATCTGTTGCTGAGATGAACAAGAAGCTGGACATTCTtattgag tcATCCCAAGGTGGTCCCACTCACAATGGATCTCAGTCTGAAGATGCTCTTCGTACTTCAGAAAATGAGGATGATGAAGATTCCActtcggaggaagacgaggatgATAAATTCGACGATGACAAAGGAGATGATCATCATGACGATGaaactgatgatgatgatgatgatctggGTGGAGATGGTGTTGGTGCTGGTCAGGATGAGGCTCACACGGGCGATGTTCGTAACGATGAGGGTGTTGTTGTCCCCGCGGTTGTTTCGAGGGATGATGATACCGGCAAGGTCGATGATGCCAAGAATTCTGAAACTGTGGAACCTATTGCAGAGATCAAACAG CCTGACCAGTCTCAAGGTGGGGAGGAGAACATTGATGTTGATGCAACAATTGCATCTGCTGTTAAAGCTGTGGAGAATTTG ATTGGTTCCTCAACTCATGCCCCTGCTCCTGTTGACACTTCTGAGAAGACTAATCTTGAAATGGTTGTTTTTCAAGAGACTCCTATTTTACGTCCTCAAAAGAGGGATCGGAAGAAAGGAGCTGTTTTGAAATCCCCATTCATTGAGCTTGCTTCTGGTGCATCTAAATCAGGTTCATCCTCGGTTTCTCCTGATGATTCTGTGTATAAGGTCGTTAAATATGTGCGTGGTTTGTGCCCGTTGGACAACAAGATTGGTGAACCTGTTGATCCGCAATTGGAAGCTGATTTTGTCAAGTGGGTTGATTCAGGTCTTAGAAAGCACAAATCTAAGTAA